The sequence AATATATACTAGAGACTACTTTATTATTCTTTCTCTGCAGACAGGAGTCATAAGTTATTGCTATCTTTGGATTGTATCCTTTATTAGTTCTTCATATTCTTTATTGATGATGCTTTGGTGTCTGCAGTATCCCATCAGTTTCCTTTCAATTGTAGTTTACTGAACAGACCGAACCATCTGGTTGTCTTTGGACTCATCGAATGTCttctgttgttggttttgcatGATAGCTTTTGGAAAAAGCTATAATTAAAGGTTCCTGTATGACTCAACTCATTTTTATTGAAGGTATTTTGTCATGGAGCAATGATAGCCAATACATATGTACTCGTAATGATAGTATGCCCACAGTACTTTGGATATGGGATATTCGACATCTTGAGCTTGCTGCAATCTTAGTGCATAAGGATCCTATCAGAGCAGCAGCTTGGGACCCGGCATGCACACGCCTTGTTCTTTGCACCGGAAGCACTCACTTGTATATGTGGACCCCATCTGGTGCCTATTGTGTTCATGTTCCTCTACCGCAGTTTACTATAACAGATCTGAAATGGAATTCTGATGGCAGTTGTCTACTTCTTAAGGACAAGGAGTCATTCTGCTGTGCTGCTGTACCCTTGTTGCCAGAATCTAGTGAGTACAGCTCTGATGATTGACGATCACAAGGGAATGAAACAAAATGGTGTTAAATATGAATGACCCTGTATTTCTGTGCATCTGGTAGACAAGATTCCAAGGTTTATGATCATACAAAATCCTGCTGGTGTAAagggtgtgtttggatggagtatATTAAGAAGGGAAAGTAattttcaagagaaaaaaaaggcttGGTTGTTATTGTTGCCTCCAGTAGCAAGAGAAAAATGTATGGTGGTTATTGTTTTTTATCAAGCATTTTGAGGAGGAGCAATGGAGCAAAGCTATGTAGGAGCTCTAGGGAAAATTCAATGGCCATCCCGGCCATTGTTGTAGCAGCATAGattaaattgaatattaaaCAGCATTCTTTCCTGTTTGATTTTTAAGGTGTAATGCTGTTGATTGGAATGCCATCTATTTATCTATCtatgatatttttaaacttaaatggGAAGTAATGCAATTGCCTCGTCAATTTCCTTCTATGCTTAAGCAATTTTTAACCATTAATAAGCTCCTCCTTCTCTGACTTTTCAACAGCCTTCTGTCATATTTAATGTAATTCAATATAGTTTTTGTATTGTTTTGGTCGCCCGTGGATCGACCTATAACTTAAGTCTTTTCATACTCACACATTCAAAGTTGAATGACTGCATATGGTTcaacaaaatacaaattaatgcctagatttttttaacttaacaaAAGTGTGTCTCTagtaaaaattttaacattgatttggattatgatttattattttttagttcctaGGATCTTGAATTTTCATTGGGTTCCTAATCTAAATTTTGACTAATCAAAGTGTtagaactttttttctttctgttaccacttttttttaattgccattaatatttttttaaacactgtcacattaatttttagtattatgataaaagaaaatagtaaagTATCAAATTAGTCTCTCACTTTTGGAGACGCTGTCAATTTGGTCCctgagatttaaaaaatgtcaaaatgatCATTGACTTTACATTCTGTGTTTGTCACGTTAGTTCTTGTCGTTAGTAGTCTCTTAAATGTGTGATGTGGCACGTTAAGTGCCACCTGGACGCACACGTGTAACTTTCATATCAGTTTCTTCTACTTGTCACATAAGGAGAGACTAAATTGACATTAAAGATACTAAAATGGCATAATTTAGGTGATCATCTTTTTCCTATTCACCCCTAAAGCCTCTCTCATTCATTATTGGAACACACACATCACACATTTACTATCGGTGTAAGGAGACTACTAACGGCAGTGACTAATGTGACAAACGAAATGTAAAGTCGAtgatcattttgatattttttaaatctgagGGACCAAATTGACAGCGCCTTCAAAAGTGAGGGGGACTAATTTGGTACTTTACtctaaaagaaaatgttagtttttattattattttatgattggTCATTTAAAGATAGGTCACAACATGTGAAGAATATGTTTTCGGCCATGGAAGTCACGGGTCACTagctttttaaaatagaaaggccattttcattttgtttgtataaaaaaaattaaaaaggtcaTTTCATTTTggacaaaaataccaaattggatcctttttataattttttattatcaaaattggtctgttttgtaattatttactttatggGTCTCTTTTTTTACTACAACGCGCCTATCCAAGGAGCATGTTTCACGAGAAGCTGACACGTGGCATGACGTGACTAGGTGACAGGGGTGGTGGGATAAGGGGAGGAAGTGGTGGCCTGCCAGGCACGACCACTAGTGGTGGCCAGCCTGACACTTCCTTCTTCCCTATAAAATTTCTCTTCCTCCGTTTTATTTGCGCTACGAAAtcgttaaaataaattaacatcaacaaattactcaaaataaattaaattactgtcAGAACAAATTACTACTTCGCACACTCATGATGCAAAATAATCggcatttatttttaacgtCTATGTAAATTTtggctattaaaaaaatataccaacatcaataattatgagcttaactaataataataataatgtggtGAACATAAAAACTACTAcaataaataattgttgtcatcaacaaacaaatataacatatataaacacaacataattataaccaaaaattaaattattaagttacaaaaaattactatttatcacaaaaaaatataaacaaaattattatttcattttatagtcTGTGTCAATTTGTTTATGCACctacaaaatataatcattattatcatcaacagaataaatattaaataatgttataatatatcgaagataaaaaatatttactagttTTGAGCAAAATTTCtgacaataatttaatttattttgagtaatttgttgatgttaatttattttaatgatttcaTAGTGCAAATGAAACCGAAGACTAAGGGTTTTATAGAAAAGAAGGAAGTGCTCGACAGGCTACCACTAGTGGTCTTGCTTGGCAGACCACCACCTTCCTTGTCACCTAGTCACGTCATGTCACGTGTCAGCTTCTCCTGAAACGCGCTCATCGAATAGTAGGTACGTTGTAGTAAAAAAAGAGATCCatagaataaataattacaaaacagaccgatttagtaaaaaatttataaaaatgacctaatttgatatttttgccTTCATTTTGTCCTTATTTGTTGCAACTAACTCAAAACATAATCCAAATACAAATGAGCGAGGCTTATTTGTTCATTCATTCAATATCTGGTGCAAAGTTTCAGTATTTCCCAAAAAAACAGTTATGGATCTCTCCGTTTCTTTCTCCAAAACCCGTCCTCCTCcgttctctccctctttctgcCGTCCAATCACTCCGCAACTGCTGCGATTCTCCCGAAACTCCGGAACCTTTCGCCGCCGTTGATTTCCCGCCAAAACAAGCTCGCGGTCACAGCCATTCAGGTTTCGGATCTATCCGAGAATTACGACGATTCTGTCCTCGAAGACGTTCCGCACCTCACCGACTTCCTTCCCAATTTGCCGGTACCACTCCGTTTCTTATCGTTTTCAATCTGTTTCCATGATTGTGATTTTGTGGACAAGCACGTaagacataaaaaaatgtagaaattGTAATAAATGACATgattatatgatttattttatgtaaattctatttttcgttttgtagataaaaatatatgagaaattaaattatgcaaTGAGAGTGTAAAATAACAGTTCacaatttataattatgataattactttaaaagttgATATTTGTGATGAGATTGCACCACCATTAAActctaaatatattattatgtaattataatttttgatatttcaattaaacttattttcatCCACTGTCAATGCAAAGATTTTACACTTTGAATTGTAAACCAATCATAAATCACCCTATAACTTTTGAAATcatacataacaatttatattttaaacttaaaaaaatctatgattagatttaattgtaaaaacttttatattgtaACATGGACtattttatctcaaaataaattataattttttatatttttttccaaagatAAAGTAGACATACTTTTATCCATGGAGATTAAACTGAGTTAGTTAGATAAGGGTGCATGAATTGTTGTAAATTCTTGACATTGTCTTTAATTCTTattgataaaacaaaaatgttgtgAAGAGTGAAGTCTACTGCAGCAGAAATCGGACTATCATATGCatgtttttttcaaataaaataaatgcatataacttccagtaaaattgtggcttattgaaagaaaaaatacagATTAATCTATCAACATATAACAACCTCGTAAATTAATCTATCAAACATATAGAGAGGATAACAAAAGCTTGGGGGAGTGGGTTAAAATCACAATCTGTTTGCAATGGAGTAATGCTGCTGAATAATATTGTACACTTTATAATTTACCAAGAATTGGAAAAAGAATAAATTCTGAATTGATGACTACACAATCATAACATTACATAACAGAAAAAATCCCTCATCAGATAATGTCTATAGAAGTTTTAGGTTAGAACATATTCATATGTCCTTTACATTCATATAACATATTCAGGACTCAAGGGGTAGCCATCATACATTATTTTGAGGCACTTTGAATGGCTAGCTTGAGGCAAAAAGGCAATCATGACCTATAGCATTATtactttttcagttttttgttttttttagaaacacAGTATTCCTAAACCCTTTTGGTTTAGTGTCCTGATGACTGAATAGTGCATGTTCATTGAATCAAGTGCATTTCATTGAAAAACTCATTTCTTTTAGTTAAACTTAGTTCATCAATTATATTGGAAAGTGATTTTgacaattatctttttttttttcttaaactaaGAATTTCTCAAGAAAGATAGGAGAGATACAATGCAAGatgataaaaaatcataaaaaatgtaggttttctttctttttcttgctttGTTCTGCTACCATGTAAAGACTGAAACTTAATATTTCTTGTGTATGTATATCACGGGAAGAgtgtttggtatttttatttatgatatatacTAATTCTTTTACTTGAGTGAAATTTAGTAATTGTAGCTAGTCGTTTATATATGAACACTGTCTACTTTCAATGGCAttctttatatttattacaaTAGTATATACTTGGACAgagtaagcatttttttttgttattacttGTTTGTGTTTGGCTCCAGGTGATAGACAAATCTTTTGGATTTAATACTGCTGTGGAAGAAGCCCACATAGCCATTAACGCTGCACATGGGGAGGTTGAAAATGTTGAAAATGGAGTTGGAATTGTCGAGCTGATGCTGATGGGCAGATACAATGCTAAAcaatattttcttctctttttgtaTTGCAATTCtaattttctaaataattttattcaatgaaatgataaaaaatggGAGCTTTTTCCTATGAATGAAATATTGGTATCCGATCTTTAAGCATCCTATTTCTCTTTTCAGAGATATACTTTACAAGCTTGCGTATGCAGGTTTCATTGCAATGTATGCAACATTGGCAAGTCGAGATGTGGTAAGGCATTTTCCCTATCTCAGAATTTATCAGTAGTTATGACGTTTGGTGAACTGATTCTTTTAGTAGTGTAAAATTTGTATTTCTcttactgtttctttttgccATGTCACAAATTAGTCTAATGGACCATAAGCTGGAGGACTTGTAAAATAAAGAGATATTTATGAAAAGTGTACCCTATCTAGAGCTCACTGGTCTTATCCCATGGCTTTTGACCCCTCTCCTTCATCCTCTGCCATTTCAGGCTTCGCCGCTAAACTCTCATCCTCTGTTGTACGGAGATCTTCACTCTTCTGTTCTAGTGATAAATccgataattttttcttatcaaaTCACAGAAGTTAGATAAGAATTTTCTCTTGTGACGTCAACAAATTGAACCAGTCATCAAGACTCATCGCCTTCATCACTTTGTGTTTGCTCCTCAAATTCCTTCTTGATTTCTCACCGAACAAGAATTGCATCAACCCTGAGTATCTTGTGTGGAAACGAACAGGATCAAATACTTCTTGCTTGGCTATCTTCCcttttgataactgctaaataattatattctgataatagaaaatgaagtaaaattatctttaaaataattatttagcagttatttgcaCTTAAATGTTAAAGAATTGATGTTTCGTGGAATCTTGgctgcaaatataaaaattggaggtgTTATAAGTAAAAAATGGGAAATaacgaagaaaaaaagaagaaattagaaAAGGCCCAGCCCAGcctctcgcttagcgcacagctCACGCTAGCGAGACAGACGACACACGCGCTAAGCGAGGCGTTAAGCACGAGAGTCAGAACTTGCGCTCACCGCGCagcacgcgctaagcgcgtgcGACAGAAACagaacgcgctaagcgcacaTCACGCGCTAAACGTGCGATCCAATAGAAGCTGCACGCGCTAAGCGAGAGGAGCTGCACGTGCTAAGCGAGAGgagctcgctaagcgcacgatcTTAACGCGCTAAGCGAGGAATCTCGTGCTAAGCGAGCCTACGAAAGTCCAAAGCTCACTTCAACATCTATAAATCGAGAGTCTGGTCAAGGGGAAACGACATACTGAGTCTCAGAACACTCTCACTACTACCTAAAGTCTGAGAACTCTTTCTCTCCTTTCTTTTATCATCTTTATCCCTCTCTTTCCTTCACCCCAGCCTTCATGAtcatgagtggctaaacccccTAGTTAGGGTCTGACAGACCTAAAAGAGAGTAACTTCTAATTAAGGTCTAAAGAAAGTATGCATGAATCAGTTTTAAGGATTAGACACTCGGAACAGGATAACTTTTAATAGAATCACAAGaaaagattttataaaaaaatcattactagacatagaatgataattttatgtcCATGCATTTATGCGAACATCTAAAATTTtgacttcatgcattttatttgttgaatctGTTCAAATGGATTTgagagatagataaataaaataggcttgtctgAGGAATTAGGGGCAAGTAaatgaatagatgtgggtagaataGATACAAttgaattgataaagaaaaatcttaaactCATACATTTTAAGCAAAAAGGCATGCTAGGTCTTAACACTTGCATTTCATTGAATTTCCTTTCTTaattgttctttttttaattctcttgCTTTTTATTACTCACTTATTGTTTCCTATTCTTTCTTCTATCCCTTTCTCTATTAATTCTTcacttataaattgaaaaatattcatGATAAGTACAATACAAAATCTTTATGAAATTCGACACTCGAACTTccgagattttattatttagacatttggtacacttgtcaaACTCCTAACATCTTTCCACCTCCAAACTTTGTAGGGTTCTTGGTTGTGTTGATGAAtaccaaatttgggacaaaatCCATCCCTATTTTCATCATTAAACTCCAACAAACGCACGGCAGTTGCATTCTGAGTTACGCCATTCTTCTCTCGTCAATAGCCCCATGAACAAATTCCTGCTTCGAATCAAAGCCCTAGTTGATTTGCTCTACTCTGTTGGAGATCCAGTTTTGCCAAAGGAGAATTTGGGTGCTACTCTCTAAGGTTTACCTCAAGAGTTTGACTCTGTAATTCCTTTGATTGAAAGTCACAGTGATGAAATTACTATCGAAGAGGTTGAAGGCCTCATTGTTGCTCAGGAACTGCGATTGCAGAAATATTTCAAGAAAACCTCATCAGACTCTACCTTCTCTGGATCTCTATCAATTTGACACAATCTGTTTCTCAGATCCCTACCACTTCTTTTGATCAAAACAGAACATCAATTTTCCTCTGATCAGAATCAATCTTCGCCATTTACTTAATATTGTGGTTCTGGTTGGAGGCTGTTTTGGCCATGGTAGGGGCCGTGGCGGTTGGGGTTCTGTTCACTGACATGTGCACTTCAAGTTTGGGCACACTGCTTTTGTTACGTGCTGGAAACTGAAAGCTGAACTTCGAGGGTCAGCACctccagaagaagaagaagaaaactaaGGGAGAAAGGAAATTTTGCTATTTTCATTCATGCCTGATTTGGTTATTTACATAGGTATTTATAGAACTCTTGCTAACAGAATGGGATTGGATTACATGCAAGAATATTCTGCACTAACAGAATTTGTCGTATTTGTCTAGCTATAGGAGACAATTCCAAATCAAGCTAGATACGATATTGGTGCTGCTGATGCTGAAGATGAAATCCCGAGCTGTCCTCATGCCTAATCCTTCAGGTACTTAGGTCTTGTAGTTTTCCTTTTGGGCTTTCCTGCTACTTGCACCCCTGCTTGCACCTTTGGTTCTTTCTCCTTGAGTATGTCTTCTGCTGCTCCTTATCACTTCCCTAACAGCTTTCATGAGTTTCCCACAaatcttttacatttattttaattacacaAGATCACCTTAATGACGGTTTCCTACCACTAAGGCACTACCATTAGCTTAACCAGTTAGTCTTTTTGTAAGAAGTCTCATATGTTATTGAGGAGGAGatctaaatatttttgaattttacatTCTATTGTATCATATCAAAAGGAAATTTAGAACTTAGTTACTTCTAAAAGATTAGACAAAGAAAAGGTATAGAGAGTTATGCTAGGATATACATCATCCTGGCTCCTGTGGAGTTGGCTCTGATGATCAACACTTACATTAGTCATAAAGAGCTGGAATCTGCTTCAATTGGACAATTTTATTCATCTAACGGGATATACATTTCATCAACGCATggacataaaaaaaagtttacatttattcatttaattcagCGAACTATAAGAGTAGTATGACTTTATATTGGAAAAAATCAAAGTCCCATATTAGTTAGgtcaagataaaatatataaatatgggACAATCCTTACTATATAAGTTagtttttggggttgagttagactCAAATCTACATTCTAAGGTGGTATCGGAGCTTATCCTAGATTCATTCAAAAGGTCACCTGCCATGTTATCCACATACCAAACCCAAAAGTAAATTAGGTTCAAACTCACATTTTAAGACTTTAAATCTTGATCCTCTATGTATGATTTATATGGCTTACATTTATTCCTCTCACTCATAAAAATGACTCTCACTAGATATGCTCTCTATATATGTATGCCTGTgtcataataaatttgttattgatatgaaaaataaattaatatattttctaataatagatattacattttttatgtaaCCTTCTAAAAGTCAAAAACATTGTAATTGAATTGATATTATTCTAATCTGAGAAGTTCAATAGgttagagattaaaaataattagtttaatatgagaatttaatattttaaacatgCTGATGTGGGTCATAACATGATAGtttatatttgtaaaattttgaaatcaGTTAGAGTAGTTCTTCactacttttatttaaaatcaaataatgaTGGGGGCAGCTTGTTACTTCTCTATTCAAATCttgaattttgttgtttttatttttattataaaactttattttcataGATCCAACATACATGATTCGGGCTATTCCAAGTAATGCCTCGGACAACATTTACTGCACTCTTCTTGCTCATGGTGCTGTTCATGGAGCTATGGCTGGATATACTGGCTTCACAGTCGGGCCTGTGAACAGTAAACAGGCTTATATCCCAATTGCCGTGAGTGGTTCATTCCATTAGctcatttttatattcaattcACGTAAATTACTTTTATTGCTAAAAATTATGCTGCGCTTAacaattttagtattttgtggttgttttgttttaattattttctgatacatttttgtattttttttaaccaccTTTAGATTTTTCTAACTCAAATATCTTCTGTAGGTTATTAGTTTTTACAGATTACAATTCAATAGAAAACCTTCCTAGACTAAAACAGCAAGGATTGTGGAATAGAATAATAGTATATATGAAATATCTTTTGAATTTAGCCATAGAATGAATTCCATGACTTCCAGACTTAGCATTCATTCTCATCATTCAAAAGGCTAACTGTTCCAAATGCACGAGCTGCACCCCTGTTAGAATAAGCCTTGTAGTAGTTTTGATTCTTATTGTTGAAGAAGCTTTCCTAATGTCCACCTGGATTCTCCGCTAACTGTTCCAAATGCACGAGCTGCACCCCTGTTAGAATAAGCCTTGTAGTAGTTTTGATTCTTATTGTTGAAGAAGCTTTCCTAATGCCCACCTGGATTCTCCTCTAACAACCTGCtatgttttctttccatttggCAATCTTCTACAcaagcaaaaaatatatatattttcttttattctgaTATGCATCGAGGAAAATACCATAAATGAGTCTTTTGAAGAGACTctcttttattggaaaaaaaaaactgaactgATCTAACTAGGACTAACCATTTAGAAAAGTTAGATAGTAGATGACTGAAGAGAAGAAAGCTTGCCTGCCAGCCAGGCACAAAAatcaagatgatttttttttcttgaaaaaaaatcccAGGAGGTTGATAAAATTTCTTGAATTTGAACTCTGGAAATAGACTCACCACGAAATCCACTTCCTCCATCTGACACTACAGCATCATTATCAAGAAAACTGAAGCTCTTTTTAGTTCCATTACAAACACCATCTGAGACTTTTCAAGATTAAGTTGAATCTGGCTATCAACTTTTATAACATactccatttttcttttcttattataacTGGATATCTTAAGTGGAAAGACATTGATAGTTTGATGATAATTGTTCTATATATAACTACTTTCTCTTAAGTGTGTATGATTTATTGGAAGGACTATCTTGGCACTTCACTATTATGGGAAATAATTATTGGCCTTTCACTCATTTAGAGGAGGGATCTAGTtatttcaagaataattttaaaaaagttactcTTCATCTTAATCATTGATTTTCTTGAAATCGAATGGTTAAGATTAGTTACTTACTATAATTATTAGAtttcaagaaaatgaatgatGAAGATGTGAAATCATTCTAAAGAATTATTTTTGGAGTAAGTTAATTCCTTCTCGTTTAGGTAACTGGAAATTATGTCTTGTT comes from Glycine soja cultivar W05 chromosome 20, ASM419377v2, whole genome shotgun sequence and encodes:
- the LOC114403431 gene encoding uncharacterized protein LOC114403431, with translation MSEAYLFIHSISGAKFQYFPKKQLWISPFLSPKPVLLRSLPLSAVQSLRNCCDSPETPEPFAAVDFPPKQARGHSHSGFGSIRELRRFCPRRRSAPHRLPSQFAGDRQIFWI